In Capsicum annuum cultivar UCD-10X-F1 unplaced genomic scaffold, UCD10Xv1.1 ctg3258, whole genome shotgun sequence, one DNA window encodes the following:
- the LOC124891238 gene encoding AMSH-like ubiquitin thioesterase 3 isoform X2 encodes MSVDAMTRKADVDAMARKVEVDNRILLRNYYRIANNLLRQANIHRGEKNNIDLCIILLRYSSLVTETIPSHQDYQALHPKERAVSKTRLLAVLNELEGLKPEFQHQFQGIGEVQVTAQHYQLSNKENHRYRPVENSLGPPSTNNKASSDYDNQWAITNAPSSSTWRQSKHSRE; translated from the exons ATGAGCGTCGATGCCATGACTCGTAAAGCCGACGTGGACGCCATGGCTCGGAAAGTGGAGGTGGACAATCGAATTCTTCTTCGCAATTACTACAGGATCGCCAATAATCTCCTCCGTCAG GCTAATATTCATCGTGGGGAGAAGAATAACATAGACTTGTGTATAATACTTCTGAGATATTCAAG TTTGGTTACTGAAACAATACCCTCTCATCAAGATTACCAGGCTTTGCATCCTAAAGAAAGAGCAGTATCCAAAACG CGTCTGTTAGCTGTGCTAAATGAACTAGAGGGTTTAAAGCCTGAGTTCCAGCATCAGTTTCAAGGAATTGGTGAAGTTCAAGTAACAGCTCAGCATTACCAACTCAGTAATAAGGAGAACCATCGATATAGACCAGTTGAAAATTCTTTAGGACCGCCTTCCACCAACAATAAAGCATCTTCAGATTATGATAATCAATGG GCCATAACAAATGCACCTTCTTCATCTACGTGGAGGCAGAGTAAGCACAGTAGGGAATGA
- the LOC124891238 gene encoding AMSH-like ubiquitin thioesterase 3 isoform X1, translating into MSVDAMTRKADVDAMARKVEVDNRILLRNYYRIANNLLRQLQANIHRGEKNNIDLCIILLRYSSLVTETIPSHQDYQALHPKERAVSKTRLLAVLNELEGLKPEFQHQFQGIGEVQVTAQHYQLSNKENHRYRPVENSLGPPSTNNKASSDYDNQWAITNAPSSSTWRQSKHSRE; encoded by the exons ATGAGCGTCGATGCCATGACTCGTAAAGCCGACGTGGACGCCATGGCTCGGAAAGTGGAGGTGGACAATCGAATTCTTCTTCGCAATTACTACAGGATCGCCAATAATCTCCTCCGTCAG TTACAGGCTAATATTCATCGTGGGGAGAAGAATAACATAGACTTGTGTATAATACTTCTGAGATATTCAAG TTTGGTTACTGAAACAATACCCTCTCATCAAGATTACCAGGCTTTGCATCCTAAAGAAAGAGCAGTATCCAAAACG CGTCTGTTAGCTGTGCTAAATGAACTAGAGGGTTTAAAGCCTGAGTTCCAGCATCAGTTTCAAGGAATTGGTGAAGTTCAAGTAACAGCTCAGCATTACCAACTCAGTAATAAGGAGAACCATCGATATAGACCAGTTGAAAATTCTTTAGGACCGCCTTCCACCAACAATAAAGCATCTTCAGATTATGATAATCAATGG GCCATAACAAATGCACCTTCTTCATCTACGTGGAGGCAGAGTAAGCACAGTAGGGAATGA
- the LOC107856192 gene encoding LOW QUALITY PROTEIN: putative late blight resistance protein homolog R1A-3 (The sequence of the model RefSeq protein was modified relative to this genomic sequence to represent the inferred CDS: inserted 2 bases in 1 codon), whose amino-acid sequence MEKQREIEKGKANNFVVSFHALRKDVINILDFMERLKNEEGQNAVDIADQIEKLKLVLAYICTYVQLSHCDLEKFEDKMSAARQWVDNLLRPILDDVDSNVRCKHNMDHVLPSLMDNIDECISSCHHSDHVLPSLMDNIYECISSCYHSTSSAMMTDEQLNFLFHNHYHRCKYRAEQVYPLETQYEILQKVCGNMKDFHWLIVNGCVEHEIVQYVLPQFQLMAERVGIFFWNSQTYRDSRLFKLAFLLMKIIPIELEVMQICYTNLKASTSAEVGRFIKQLLETSPDILREYLIHLQEHMVNVIAATTPGSRNIHVMIEFLLIVLTDMPKDLIHHDKLFDLLARVGALIREVSTLVHDLEEKSRNEESSDETSRTSLDFLKSIELLKEDLKYVYMKAPDPCQWCFPMSDGPLFMHLLHIHLNDLLDSNAYSVSLIKEEIELVKEYLEFIRSFFVNVEQKLYKDLWARVLDMAYEAKDVIDSIIVRDNGLLHIIFSLPITLKKIRFIKEDVXQLPKKIPKNKSLIIVNSPKNPVERKSLTTGKIIVGFKEETNWLICKLTSGPKDLDVISITGMPGSGKTTLANKVYHDKSVARRFEIRAWCTVGQEYDKRNLLEKVYNQVTSPDSKLSENIDVADKLRKQLYGKRYLIVLDDVWETDTWDKLKRPFPLVENGSRIILTTREMEVALHGKRNTDPLKLRLLKSEESWELLEKRAFGENSFPDELLDVGKEINQNCKGLPLVADLIAGVIAGREKKKSVWLDVRNNLNSFIFGGEVDVMKVIELSYEHLAHQLKPCLLYFARYPKDREMYRTRLKMLWRAEGLVEQTKMMSVEEVMEIYLDNLISSSLVISFNEIGDYPTCQLHDLVHDFCLVKAKEQKLFGRISSSHPSSSSDLVPRIVTMVYDKEHFGPNNFILFNSKMKRHSAKHLYSLKITKDEMEDGLSDACHLRDLRLLRVLILYPSFMMVKDTLLNEICMLNHLRFLRIGTNVKSLPSSFSNLWNLETLLVDNKGSALVLLPSIWNLVKLQVLSMDVGSFFDIDTDEPILIVGDSKLENLRVLGKLMLSCSKDTENIFISFPKVQRLEFRLKESWECLTERYWFPKLDFLHELELLKVDFKSSNTNDSGHSLTTNWLWDFHFPSNLKKLGLSDFPLASDSLSTIARLPNLEDLGLLRTIMQGGEWNMREEDTFENLKYLCLEEVTLAKWEFGDESFPMLKKLALWRCRKLIEIPPNFGDIGSLKIIQLVESPQLEDSSLKIKQYVEDMTGWDALKVEIF is encoded by the exons ATggaaaaacaaagagaaatagagaaagggAAAGCAAACAATTTTGTG GTGTCATTTCATGCTCTACGCAAGGACGTTATCAACATTTTGGATTTCATGGAGAGGTTAAAGAATGAAGAAGGTCAAAATGCTGTCGACATAGCCGATCAAATTGAAAAGCTGAAATTGGTTCTGGCATATATTTGTACATACGTCCAGCTTTCTCATTGTGATTTGGAGAAGTTTGAAGATAAAATGAGTGCTGCAAGACAATGGGTTGACAATCTGCTTCGACCAATTTTGGATGATGTTGACAGCAACGTCCGGTGTAAACACAACATGGATCATGTCCTTCCTAGCCTCATGGATAATATTGATGAGTGTATCAGTTCGTGTCATCATTCTGATCATGTCCTTCCTAGCCTCATGGATAATATCTATGAATGTATCAGTTCGTGTTATCATTCTACATCAAGTGCCATGATGACTGACGAGCAGTTGAACTTCCTTTTCCATAATCATTATCATAGATGCAAGTATCGTGCTGAACAGGTTTATCCGTTAGAGACTCAGTATGAGATTCTTCAGAAAGTGTGTGGCAACATGAAAGATTTCCATTGGTTGATAGTGAATGGTTGCGTTGAGCACGAGATTGTTCAATATGTCTTGCCTCAGTTTCAACTCATGGCTGAGAGAGTTGGAATCTTCTTTTGGAATAGTCAAACTTATAGAGATTCTCGACTCTTCAAGCTAGCATTTCTACTCATGAAGATTATTCCAATTGAACTGGAGGTGATGCAAATATGTTATACAAATTTGAAAGCTTCAACTTCAGCAGAAGTTGGACGCTTCATTAAGCAGCTCCTAGAAACCTCTCCAGATATTCTTAGAGAATATCTGATTCATCTACAAGAGCACATGGTAAATGTCATTGCCGCTACAACTCCAGGGTCTCGAAACATTCATGTCATGATAGAATTCCTATTAATTGTTCTTACTGATATGCCGAAGGACCTTATTCATCATGACAAATTATTTGATCTTTTGGCACGTGTTGGAGCACTTATCAGGGAGGTATCAACTCTCGTTCATGacttagaagaaaaatcaagaaatgaagAGAGTAGCGATGAAACAAGTCGTACATCTCTAGACTTTCTGAAAAGTATTGAACTCCTCAAGGAAGATCTCAAATATGTTTATATGAAAGCCCCCGACCCATGTCAATGGTGCTTTCCCATGAGTGATGGACCTCTCTTTATGCATCTGCTACACATACACTTAAATGATTTGCTGGATTCCAATGCTTATTCAGTTTCTTTAATAAAGGAAGAAATTGAGTTGGTGAAAGAATACCTAGAATTCATAAGATCGTTCTTCGTGAATGTTGAGCAAAAATTGTATAAAGATCTATGGGCacgtgttttagatatggcataTGAGGCTAAAGATGTCATTGATTCAATTATCGTAAGAGATAATGGTCTCTTACATATTATTTTCTCACTTCCCATCACCCTAAAAAAGATCAGGTTTATCAAAGAAGATGT TCAATTACCGAAGAAGATTCCCAAGAACAAGAGCCTCATTATTGTAAACTCTCCCAAGAATCCAGTTGAAAGAAAATCATTGACAACTGGTAAAATAATTGTTGGTTTTAAGGAGGAGACAAACTGGTTGATTTGTAAGCTCACCAGTGGACCGAAAGATCTAGATGTCATTTCAATCACTGGTATGCCAGGTTCGGGCAAAACAACTTTGGCGAACAAAGTATACCATGATAAGTCAGTAGCTAGACGTTTCGAAATTCGTGCATGGTGCACAGTTGGCCAAGAATACGACAAAAGAAATTTGTTGGAGAAAGTTTATAATCAAGTAACTAGCCCAGATTCAAAATTGAGTGAGAATATTGATGTTGCCGATAAACTACGGAAACAACTGTATGGAAAGAGGTACCTCATTGTGTTAGATGATGTGTGGGAAACTGATACATGGGATAAGTTAAAAAGACCTTTTCCTCTAGTTGAGAATGGAAGTAGAATTATTTTGACCACTCGAGAAATGGAAGTGGCTTTGCATGGAAAGCGCAACACTGATCCTCTTAAGCTTCGGTTGCTAAAATCAGAAGAAAGTTGGGAGTTATTAGAGAAAAGGGCATTTGGAGAAAATAGTTTCCCTGATGAACTATTGGATGTTGGAAAAGAAATTAACCAAAATTGTAAGGGACTTCCTCTGGTGGCTGATCTGATTGCTGGAGTCATTGCAGGGAGGGAAAAGAAAAAGTCTGTGTGGCTTGATGTTCGAAATAATTTGAATTCCTTTATTTTCGGCGGTGAAGTTGATGTGATGAAGGTTATAGAATTAAGTTATGAACATTTAGCTCATCAACTGAAGCCATGCTTACTTTACTTTGCAAGATATCCGAAGGACAGAGAAATGTACAGAACTAGGTTGAAAATGTTATGGCGTGCTGAAGGGCTTGTTGAACAGACAAAGATGATGAGTGTCGAAGAAGTGATGgaaatttatttggataatttaATTTCCAGTAGCTTGGTAATTTCTTTCAATGAGATAGGTGATTACCCGACTTGCCAACTACATGATCTTGTGCACGacttttgtttggtaaaagcaaAAGAGCAAAAGTTGTTTGGCAGGATAAGTTCAAGtcatccatcttcttcttcagaTTTGGTGCCACGCATAGTGACCATGGTTTATGATAAGGAGCACTTTGGGCCTAACAATTTCATCCTGTTTAATTCAAAAATGAAAAGACATTCTGCTAAACACCTCTATTCTTTGAAGATAACCAAAGACGAGATGGAAGATGGTCTTTCTGATGCATGTCACCTAAGAGACTTGAGGCTTCTTAGAGTGTTGATCCTGTATCCATCCTTTATGATGGTGAAAGATACTTTGCTGAATGAAATATGCATGTTGAATCATTTGAGGTTCTTAAGAATTGGGACAAATGTTAAATCTCTGCCTTCATCTTTCTCAAACCTTTGGAATCTAGAAACCCTATTGGTTGATAACAAAGGATCAGCCTTGGTACTATTACCAAGCATTTGGAATCTTGTAAAGTTACAAGTGCTGTCCATGGATGTTGGTTCTTTCTTTGATATCGATACAGATGAACCAATATTAATAGTAGGGGACTCAAAGTTAGAGAACTTGAGAGTATTAGGGAAACTCATGCTTTCTTGTTCGAAAGATacagaaaatattttcataagtTTCCCCAAAGTTCAAAGGCTTGAATTTAGACTGAAAGAATCATGGGAGTGTTTAACAGAGCGATATTGGTTCCCAAAATTGGATTTCCTTcatgaactagaactcctcaaaGTAGATTTTAAAAGTTCAAACACAAATGATAGTGGGCACTCATTAACAACAAATTGGTTGTGGGATTTTCATTTCCCTTCCAATTTGAAAAAATTGGGGTTGTCTGACTTTCCTCTGGCATCCGATTCACTATCAACAATAGCGAGACTGCCCAACCTTGAAGATCTGGGCCTTCTTAGAACAATCATGCAGGGGGGAGAATGGAACATGAGGGAGGAAGACACCTTTGAGAATCTCAAATATTTGTGTTTGGAAGAAGTAACTCTTGCTAAGTGGGAGTTTGGAGACGAATCCTTTCCCATGCTTAAGAAATTGGCATTGTGGAGATGTCGTAAGCTTATAGAGATTCCGCCTAATTTTGGGGATATTGGTTCATTGAAAATTATCCAACTTGTAGAGAGCCCTCAACTTGAAGATTCATCTCTGAAGATTAAACAATATGTTGAAGATATGACGGGATGGGATGCACTTAAGGTTGAAATATTTTGA